The Terriglobus roseus region GGGCATCCCGATGACATCGTGACGCGGATGCACCTGGCTTGGCAGCGTTCTTTGCAACTACAGATCGCCCTTTGGTCAAAGATATATATGGGCCTCCAGACCTCCGAGTGGTAGCGCTCTCTTGAAGTGACTCGCAGCTAGCTGCGCCTCTCGACATCAGGTGTGGATCATCCATATCTGTTTCCGTTCGTTGGCTGATTGGGCGAGCCGAGGCTTGATCGTCAGCCTACAAAGAGTACATGCGAAGCAATAAACATCATCAGCCATACATCGCCGCCAAATGCTCGCATGCATAGATGGCGATACCCGCGTAGCGGTCCTCCCACAGATCCCTAACTCGATCCAAACCCCATGGATTCAGAGCCGGAGCGATCCATCCTGGACGGGGATGGACCACGTCCGGACATTCCCTCGATTTACTTCTGGACTTGCAGATTAGTCGGTGAGATTTTAGTAAACGTTATCGTACACGTAGAAATGCGAGCGAGATTACCCAATAATTTAAGAATCTAGTGATTCTTATTGACACTGTATTGCGTTAACGTATACGTTTTCCGGCTATGAGTGGTTGCCAAGATGCGCAGGCGTCCACTTTGAGAGGCCACCATGCAGACATTGATAACTCAGAGGTGCGAAGCGGCGCAGACCTTGTGTTTGGGCCTGTTGTTCGCATTTTTCGCGATCCTCCTCCCCACGGGGAAACTCCTGGCCCAGGTAGACCAAGGAGCAGTTACGGGAATCGTGTACGATTCCGAAGGTCGCGTCGTTCCTGGTGCCACGGTCACCCTGACCGCAGTGGATACCGGGCTTGCGCTTACGCAAACGACAAACTCGGCGGGGCTTTACACCTTCCAACCGGTAAAGATCGGTAGCTATTCCATCACCGCAGCCGCTGCCGGATTTGCGACGACCACACAACAAAACATCAAGGTAGATATTCAGTCTCGCGTGGGAGTCAATCTGTCTTTGAAGGTTGGTGGAGCGTCAGAGACGGTGACAGTTTCAACGGCTCCTCCTCTTCTCGAGACGCAGACGGGTGCCGTCGGCCAGGTTGTTGAAGCTAAGACAATCAACGAAACCCCTCTCAACGGCCGCAACTGGGTGTTCATTGCACAGCTAACGAATGGCGTCACTCCTTCGCTTGGTAATACACGCGGATCGGGTAAGGGCGATTTCATTGCCAACGGACAGCGTGCCACGCAAAATAACTTCATCCTTGATGGCGTCGATAACAACACGAACCTAGTGGACTTTCTGAACGGCGCCACGTTTGTGCAGCGGCCCCCACCGGATGCGTTGGCTGAGTTCAACATCCAGACGAGCAACTATTCCGCAGAGTTTGGACACTCCGCCGGCGCTGTGATGAACGCCAGCATCAAGTCTGGAACGAACCAGCTCCACGGCAATTTCTGGGAATACTTTCGTAGCGACAAGATGAATGCAAAGGATTGGAATGCCCTTTCCGTTCCGCGCTTTCATCAGAACCAGTTCGGTGCGACCATCGGGTTCCCGCTTATCAAAAACAAGCTGTTCTACTTCGGTGACGTTGAGGCAAACCGGATCACTAATGCGCAGGTGAATCGGCTTATGGTGCCATCTGCGTTGGAGCGGCAGGGCAACTTCACAGAGTTGCTGAATCCAACCGTCAGCGGTTTCAACCAGCCGATTCACCTGAAGCAACCGAACACCAACGGGGCGGCACCTTTGGGTGCTCCATGCGGAAACGCAGAAAACGTAATGTGCGCCGCAGATATCGATCAGAACGCGTTGAAGATTTTGAATATGTATCCCACTCCGAATAACGGATCGGGACTTCAACAGAACTATGTTCAGAATGTGCCGCGTCTGGACAGCACCACGCAATTTGATCAACGTGTCGACTGGAATGCTAGCCCAAAAGATCTGTTGTACGGACGCTTCAGCTATGTCCATCAGATCGTGAAGAGCGCCCTTCCTCTTGGTCCTGTTCTTGATGGCAGTGGTTACGGCGGATATATCCAGAGCAATCTTGCTGAGAACGGTATGGGGTCTTATACGCATACCTTCACACCGTCGTTGATCAATGAATTCCGGTTTGGTTACAACTGGGGCGTCTTCAACTTCGACACACCGAACGGCTTCAACGGAACCATCGCTAGCTCGCTGGGTTTCGGCAATGTTCCTTGCGTTCCCGGATTCTGCGGTCTTCCGTTGGTGCAGATCGGCGGTGCCGTTGGCCTGTCGCAATTCGGTTCCACCGGCACATCGCGCGAATCGCAGAACGTGTACCAGATTCTGGATAACCTGACCTACATCAAAGGCAAGCATTCGATGAAGTTCGGCGTGGCATTCCAGAATGTTCGTTTCTATTACACCTATGCGGACAGTCCTCGTGGGAACTTCACCTTCAACGGTCACTACACGAAGATCCCAGGAACGTCTTTGAGTTCCGGTGTCGCGGATTTCTTATCTCGACGTGTGGCCAGCGCGTACATCACGAACGCTCCAGGCATTCATGATCAGCAGTGGTACAACTCCGCGTATGCGCAGGATGATTGGCGTCTTACGCCGAACCTAACACTCAACATCGGTTTGCGTTGGGACTTTTATCAACCTTTGGCGGAGTCGCGGGATCGTCAGGCGAACTTCATTCCCACTGCGATTGGACAGGGGACTGGGGCGGGCGTATTCCAGTTGCCAACGTCGCAGAAGAGCGTGACGCTTGCACCGGAATTCATCAACACTCTGGCTGCAAACAATGTGCAGATTCAGTATGTGGGGAATAATCGCCTAGTTACCTCGCAGAACACAAACTTCGCACCTCGTTTTGGATTCTCATACAAGGCGAATGAGAAGACTGTTCTGCGCGGTGGTGTAGGTATCTTCTATGGTGGATTGGAGAGCAACGGCAACGGAAATTTGGGAGCAAACTATCCCTATAGCCTTTCCCAGAGCTTTCCTGAGCAGAGCTGCACCGTAGGGAACTGCTCGACACCATTCCCCTACACGTTGGAAACAGGGTTGCCGACGTTGACACCTGTTACTGCGGCAACAGGTTTTCCTGGTTTCCATTCCACTCCTGCAAGCCTGCAGACGCCATACACGCAGAACTACAGCCTGTCAGTGCAGTATGCGTTGTCCAACAACTTGGTTAGCTCGATTGCGTACGTCGGCAATGAATCTCGCCATCTGACAACCTACTTCGCGCAAAACTCCAATGTCGCGCTGTATCAGGCAGGATTGAATACACAGCCGTATCAGCCCTTCCCAACATTGGGCGGCATTGGTGCGACGGTGTACACCGGTTACAGCAGTTACAACTCGCTTCAAGCCAAACTGGAAAAGCGTTTTTCCAATGGGTTGAACTTCTTGGCCACTTATACCTGGGGCCATGCGATGGACAACACAAGTTCTTCAGGCGGCCTATCCACGGCTGTTGGAACCCGTACGTATTACCTGCTTGGTGGGCCTAAGTTCGAATACACCAACTCGTCGTACGACGTGCGCAATCGCGTCACGCTGAACGGTCATTACGAGCTTCCATTCGGACGTGGCCGGAAGTACATGAAGAGCAACCGCGCAGTGGATCTTGTGCTGGGTGGGTGGGAGATTAGCGACACCTTTACTGCACAAGGTGGAACGCCCTTCGGCATGGGAACAACTACATCCAATGTCGCCGGTGCAGGCTCTCGTCCGGTACTTGTAACCGATCCATTCCGTACGGGAGATCCAGGCATTCCGGGAACACTGGGAAGTAGCAGTACGCCATGCCCCACGCAAACGAAGACCAAGGCGCATTGGTATAACCCATGCTCATTGGCGGAGCCAATGGGGATGCTGAACGCGGGTAACTTGATCTGCGCTCCGGGATCGCCTGTTGGTACGGTGCAAAGCGGTGTGGCTTGCCGTTATGCATCGGGTGTAACTGATCCCAACCTGGTGGCACAGTTCCTTGGCGGCAAACAGAACATCGTCTATGGCCCTGGCTATTGGCGGAATGACGTATCGCTGTTCAAGAACTTCACCATCTGGCGTGAGCAGAGTCTCCAGTTGCGCGCCGATGTTTTCAACGTATTCAACCACCCAACCTGGGGCAATCCGGGCGTCCAGAACGATGACCCAGTATCAGGTGGCCGCATTGACGGTCCCAAGAGCTTCGGTGCAAACACTCCGGATGCTCGCTTTATCCAGCTTGCGGCGAAGTTCTACTTCTAAGCAGGAGTACCTCCAACTTGGGACAGAACGTAACGAGTTACGTTCTGTCCTTTCTTTGTGGTGGAATGCAAGTCAGTTTCTGCAACTGCTCCGACTTTATATAGCAACTGCGCAACGTGAGAGGACACGCAATGACGAAACACTGGGTTTTGATTGG contains the following coding sequences:
- a CDS encoding TonB-dependent receptor translates to MYDSEGRVVPGATVTLTAVDTGLALTQTTNSAGLYTFQPVKIGSYSITAAAAGFATTTQQNIKVDIQSRVGVNLSLKVGGASETVTVSTAPPLLETQTGAVGQVVEAKTINETPLNGRNWVFIAQLTNGVTPSLGNTRGSGKGDFIANGQRATQNNFILDGVDNNTNLVDFLNGATFVQRPPPDALAEFNIQTSNYSAEFGHSAGAVMNASIKSGTNQLHGNFWEYFRSDKMNAKDWNALSVPRFHQNQFGATIGFPLIKNKLFYFGDVEANRITNAQVNRLMVPSALERQGNFTELLNPTVSGFNQPIHLKQPNTNGAAPLGAPCGNAENVMCAADIDQNALKILNMYPTPNNGSGLQQNYVQNVPRLDSTTQFDQRVDWNASPKDLLYGRFSYVHQIVKSALPLGPVLDGSGYGGYIQSNLAENGMGSYTHTFTPSLINEFRFGYNWGVFNFDTPNGFNGTIASSLGFGNVPCVPGFCGLPLVQIGGAVGLSQFGSTGTSRESQNVYQILDNLTYIKGKHSMKFGVAFQNVRFYYTYADSPRGNFTFNGHYTKIPGTSLSSGVADFLSRRVASAYITNAPGIHDQQWYNSAYAQDDWRLTPNLTLNIGLRWDFYQPLAESRDRQANFIPTAIGQGTGAGVFQLPTSQKSVTLAPEFINTLAANNVQIQYVGNNRLVTSQNTNFAPRFGFSYKANEKTVLRGGVGIFYGGLESNGNGNLGANYPYSLSQSFPEQSCTVGNCSTPFPYTLETGLPTLTPVTAATGFPGFHSTPASLQTPYTQNYSLSVQYALSNNLVSSIAYVGNESRHLTTYFAQNSNVALYQAGLNTQPYQPFPTLGGIGATVYTGYSSYNSLQAKLEKRFSNGLNFLATYTWGHAMDNTSSSGGLSTAVGTRTYYLLGGPKFEYTNSSYDVRNRVTLNGHYELPFGRGRKYMKSNRAVDLVLGGWEISDTFTAQGGTPFGMGTTTSNVAGAGSRPVLVTDPFRTGDPGIPGTLGSSSTPCPTQTKTKAHWYNPCSLAEPMGMLNAGNLICAPGSPVGTVQSGVACRYASGVTDPNLVAQFLGGKQNIVYGPGYWRNDVSLFKNFTIWREQSLQLRADVFNVFNHPTWGNPGVQNDDPVSGGRIDGPKSFGANTPDARFIQLAAKFYF